The nucleotide sequence AAAATTGTTCGCCCTTTTTTGCATCTCTACCGCAATGATGATTTACTGTGGATTCATTGTGAATATTTTAATCTTCATAATTAATTTTGAAGATTAAAATGTTTCTTGATCTTCCAGGATATTATTAATAAAATTTATTTTTCTCTCTTTCAAGTATAAATATTCAAGTTAAAGGATTCATCTCGTTTGGTTCGAATGCTTAGTGCCAAATATGTATCAGTTTTTGGAGGCGATTCTACCAAAAAAGCATTTAAAAAAGCGCATACCGAATATTTAAATTTCTTAGAGATGAATGCCGATTTTTCAGGTGGACAAGAAGAGATAGCAGAATACGAGTATCTAAAAAATAATCCAAAGAAGGCTATTAAAGCCTATGAAACCGCTTTAGCCTTTGATGATTATAACAATAATGCACCTTTAAATCTTGCTTATTTATACTATCAACAAAACGATATAAAAAGAGCAGCTAGATTATACGATAAAGTGATTAAACAAGAGCCCGATAATAGTTACCCGTATTATATGTTAGGTTTGCTGTTTAATGAATTAGGAAAAGACAAGGCTTCGTTAAATTACTTAAAACAAGCGAGTGAGCGAGAACCCTTTAATTTTAGAGCTTATTACAATTACGCCCTAAAATTGCAACAAAAGCAGCAATTTTCAGAATCAATAAAAGTGATTGAAAAGGCTTTAAAAAAACTGCCAAATAATTCCGAATTATTGTATGTAAAGTTAATTGGATTGATGAAATTGAATAAAGTAAACGAAGCCGAAAAAGTTTGTAGCCAATTAATAACGCTAAATCCCGGCAACCAAAACTTTCAGCAAATTTTAGTCTAAATTCAAAATAGCAAGCAGTAATTAAAAGGGGTATATTAATTTGTTAAACAGCCAGTATACCTGCCAAAAGCTTTAAATCCTCTATTAATTGGTTCGAGTTTTGTACCATCGGGGTCACAACAAGAGGTGCTTTAATAGTATCTCTTTTTTATTTATCGTCTATTTTATTAAGGAATTTAGACCTTATTCCTTTTAAACTATCAATTATTAGTCTTTTATAAACGGTTCGATTTTTCTAGTGAGGTAAGATGATTGGATTCGAACCTATTCAAGGTGTATGATATTAAACACTTCAAATTATATATATTTTTATTTTTGGAAGACTTTTACCCTTATTTTATCGAAGTTAAAATTAATTTCAGCGTTATCTGTCCAACCACAATTTAAACTGCGGCATTTTAATGCGGCTAACAATTACTTCCTTATCACGGCTTCTTTTTAAGATGACCTTTGCTTTTTCATTAAAATATTTTTGGATATTTTCAATGCTGTTGATGTTTAGAATAAACTGCCTGTTAACACGAAAGAAATACTGCGGGTCTAGTTGGTCTTCCAATTCTTCCAGATTGTAAGGAACAGCGATAGCAGTGCCGTCAAGAAGTTTAAAATAGACATTCTTATTTTCCAGAAAAACAAAATCAATATCCTTCACAGGAATTATCTTATAGTTTTCGCGATAATGTAGCAAGAAACGGGTTTTATATTCTTTCTGCTGTGTTTGCAGCATGGTCAAAATACCGTTTATGTCCTCCGCGGAGGTCAATAAGCGAGATTTAAATACCTTGTCTAAAGCCTCTTCCAATTCTTCTTTCATAATAGGCTTTAACAGATAAGCTGCACCATAAACCTTAAATGCCTGCAGGGCATACTCATCGTAAGCCGTAGTGAAAATCACGGGAGATTGAATGTGTATCTGGTTATAAATTTCAAATGATAATCCATCTTCCAAGCGAATATCCATAAAAATAACATCAGGATGTTGATGGGTATTCAGCCATTCCACACTTTCCTGGATGCTTGGCAATACTGCCAGCAGCGTGATTGTAGGGTCATAATTTTGGACTAGCCCTCTTAGCAGGTCTGCATTGTACTGTTCGTCTTCTATGATCAGGTAGTTCATAACGGATGGATGCATGAAATCGTTAAGGATGAATGGTACTTACTTGTCCAGTTTCACCATCTTGTTGCGTAGTATAATGTTTGAATAATCCATTAAGCTCCAATGTTTGTTGAGTTGAGAAGTATTTTTTTACCATTATTTATAGTTTAATAATTCCGAATCTTCATTAACACTAATTTTCAATTTTGAATTAACAAAACTTATTTATGCTTTATCAATTGAATATTTTCCAGCTCCTGCTAGAAATAGCACAACA is from Zunongwangia endophytica and encodes:
- a CDS encoding LytR/AlgR family response regulator transcription factor, translated to MNYLIIEDEQYNADLLRGLVQNYDPTITLLAVLPSIQESVEWLNTHQHPDVIFMDIRLEDGLSFEIYNQIHIQSPVIFTTAYDEYALQAFKVYGAAYLLKPIMKEELEEALDKVFKSRLLTSAEDINGILTMLQTQQKEYKTRFLLHYRENYKIIPVKDIDFVFLENKNVYFKLLDGTAIAVPYNLEELEDQLDPQYFFRVNRQFILNINSIENIQKYFNEKAKVILKRSRDKEVIVSRIKMPQFKLWLDR
- a CDS encoding tetratricopeptide repeat protein, giving the protein MLSAKYVSVFGGDSTKKAFKKAHTEYLNFLEMNADFSGGQEEIAEYEYLKNNPKKAIKAYETALAFDDYNNNAPLNLAYLYYQQNDIKRAARLYDKVIKQEPDNSYPYYMLGLLFNELGKDKASLNYLKQASEREPFNFRAYYNYALKLQQKQQFSESIKVIEKALKKLPNNSELLYVKLIGLMKLNKVNEAEKVCSQLITLNPGNQNFQQILV